A single region of the Streptomyces vilmorinianum genome encodes:
- a CDS encoding DUF2516 family protein: MLREGFDSIIWLVIGLVFIGFAVAALVFAVMAREDAYRAADKQTKKFWLIILGINLALNLLLPMLFLQIAGLIAAIVFMVDVRPAIRQVSGGGGGRRGGSSSDGPYGPYNGGR, encoded by the coding sequence ATGTTGCGCGAGGGTTTCGACTCCATCATCTGGCTGGTGATCGGCCTGGTCTTCATCGGCTTCGCCGTCGCCGCGCTCGTCTTCGCCGTCATGGCACGCGAGGACGCGTACCGCGCGGCCGACAAGCAGACGAAGAAGTTCTGGCTGATCATCCTGGGCATCAACCTCGCCCTGAACCTGCTGCTGCCGATGCTCTTCCTGCAGATCGCCGGCCTTATCGCGGCCATCGTCTTCATGGTCGACGTCCGGCCCGCCATCCGGCAGGTCTCGGGCGGGGGCGGCGGCCGTCGCGGCGGATCCAGCAGCGACGGGCCGTACGGTCCGTACAACGGCGGACGCTGA